The Streptomyces sp. NBC_01353 genome contains a region encoding:
- a CDS encoding GMC family oxidoreductase — MTHEAPFPAGPENDARVEGEVDVVVVGSGFGGSVAAYRLADGGLSVVVLERGKPYPPGSFPRTPAGMARNFWDPSEGLHGLFDIWSFRGLEGIVSSGLGGGSLIYANVLLRKDEKWFVHESPLPGGGYENWPIGRRDLDPHYDDVERMLGATPYPYEDTPKTAAMREAAERLKLQVSRPPLAVSFASGPDEAPVPGAPLPEPEYGNIHGLPRETCRLTGECDVGCNLGAKNTLDHTYLSAARHRGADIRTRCEVRGLTPRPGGGYEVSYVVHDPAREGHRTPTGRLPLRRIHCKRLVLAAGAFGSTYLLLRNRSALRGISPTLGNRFCGNGDLLGLVLKATRGSAGSGPRKLASSTGPVITSAIRVGDALDEDGSTGRGHYVEDAGYPAFVDWLAEVAQVPGSVRRTAGFGLHRLRSRLGLTPQSNISGRLALLLGPGVFSDSALPLLGMGRDVPDGRMSLRRGHLDIDWTTLTSRRYFERVRRTMSDVADALGGEFHDNPLWWTRRVITVHPLGGAPMGRHPAEGVCDSYGEVFGHPGLYVLDGAALPGPVGANPSLTIAAFADRACHRILEQPLAPRAASASAPTVAGAATTDGERPTSLSFTEEMKGHIALDVADPHEGQALGRARNQRLMFRLTITADDVDRFVADPLHQAGATGHVECDVLGGRLPVEKGWFNLFTRDDDPSRRRMLYRLHLRDPGGNPLTLVGHKEVHDDPGFDIWSDTSTLYVRMVAGHVTADGDEHAPLLGTGIIVILAGDFAQQLTTFRASGPHPARALQSFGRLFLGELWDVYGSHFTPTGERA; from the coding sequence ATGACGCACGAAGCCCCGTTCCCAGCCGGACCGGAGAACGACGCCCGAGTCGAGGGCGAAGTCGACGTCGTCGTGGTCGGCTCGGGCTTCGGCGGCTCGGTCGCCGCGTACCGGCTCGCCGACGGTGGGCTGTCCGTCGTGGTTCTGGAGCGCGGCAAGCCGTACCCGCCCGGCAGCTTCCCCCGTACGCCGGCCGGCATGGCCCGCAACTTCTGGGATCCCAGCGAAGGCCTGCACGGGCTGTTCGACATCTGGTCGTTCCGCGGACTGGAGGGGATCGTCTCCAGCGGCCTCGGCGGCGGGTCGCTGATCTACGCCAACGTGCTGCTGCGCAAGGACGAGAAGTGGTTCGTCCATGAATCGCCGCTGCCCGGAGGAGGGTACGAGAACTGGCCGATCGGCCGCCGCGACCTCGATCCGCACTACGACGACGTCGAGAGGATGCTCGGCGCCACGCCGTACCCCTACGAGGACACGCCGAAGACCGCCGCGATGCGGGAGGCCGCGGAGCGGCTGAAGCTGCAGGTGTCCCGGCCGCCGCTGGCCGTCTCGTTCGCCTCCGGGCCCGACGAGGCACCCGTCCCCGGTGCTCCCCTCCCCGAGCCGGAGTACGGCAACATCCACGGCCTGCCTCGGGAGACCTGCCGGCTGACCGGCGAATGCGACGTCGGCTGCAACCTCGGCGCCAAGAACACCCTCGACCACACCTATCTGTCGGCCGCGCGCCACCGCGGCGCCGACATCCGCACCCGCTGCGAGGTACGCGGTCTCACGCCCCGGCCCGGTGGCGGATACGAGGTCAGTTACGTCGTCCACGACCCGGCACGCGAGGGACACCGCACCCCCACCGGTCGGCTGCCGCTGCGCCGGATCCACTGCAAGCGGCTGGTCCTCGCGGCCGGTGCGTTCGGATCGACGTACCTGCTCCTGCGCAACCGCTCCGCGCTGCGCGGCATCAGCCCGACGCTCGGCAACCGGTTCTGCGGCAACGGCGACCTGCTCGGCCTGGTCCTCAAGGCGACCCGTGGCTCCGCGGGAAGCGGGCCACGGAAGCTGGCGAGCAGCACGGGACCGGTGATCACCAGTGCCATCCGCGTCGGCGACGCACTCGACGAGGACGGCTCCACGGGACGCGGCCACTACGTCGAGGACGCCGGCTACCCGGCCTTCGTGGACTGGCTCGCCGAAGTGGCGCAGGTGCCGGGAAGTGTCCGCCGTACCGCGGGATTCGGCCTCCACCGGCTGCGTTCCCGGCTCGGTCTCACCCCGCAGAGCAACATCAGCGGCCGGCTCGCGCTCCTCCTCGGACCGGGGGTCTTCTCCGACTCGGCGCTGCCGCTGCTCGGCATGGGACGGGACGTCCCGGACGGCCGGATGAGCCTGCGCCGGGGTCATCTCGACATCGACTGGACCACGCTCACCTCGCGCCGCTACTTCGAGCGTGTACGGCGGACGATGAGCGACGTCGCCGACGCGCTCGGTGGCGAGTTCCACGACAACCCGCTGTGGTGGACCCGCCGGGTGATCACCGTGCACCCGCTCGGTGGCGCGCCGATGGGCCGTCACCCCGCCGAAGGCGTCTGCGACTCGTACGGCGAGGTCTTCGGACATCCGGGGCTGTACGTGCTCGACGGCGCCGCCCTGCCCGGACCGGTCGGCGCGAACCCGTCGCTCACCATCGCCGCCTTCGCCGACCGCGCCTGCCACCGCATCCTCGAGCAGCCCCTCGCACCGCGGGCCGCGTCGGCGTCGGCGCCGACGGTGGCGGGAGCCGCGACGACGGACGGCGAGCGGCCCACCAGCCTCTCCTTCACCGAGGAGATGAAGGGACACATCGCGCTCGACGTCGCCGACCCCCACGAGGGGCAGGCGCTCGGCCGGGCGCGGAACCAGCGGCTGATGTTCCGTCTCACGATCACCGCCGACGACGTCGACCGGTTCGTCGCGGATCCCCTCCACCAGGCCGGAGCGACCGGGCACGTCGAGTGCGATGTCCTCGGCGGCCGACTGCCCGTCGAGAAGGGCTGGTTCAACCTGTTCACCCGCGACGACGATCCGAGCCGGCGCCGGATGCTGTACCGCCTGCACCTGCGCGACCCGGGCGGGAATCCGCTCACGCTGGTCGGGCACAAGGAGGTGCACGACGACCCCGGGTTCGACATCTGGAGCGACACCTCGACCCTGTACGTCCGCATGGTGGCCGGACACGTGACGGCGGACGGCGACGAGCACGCCCCGCTGCTCGGCACGGGCATCATCGTCATCCTCGCCGGGGACTTCGCCCAGCAGCTGACGACGTTCCGCGCCTCGGGGCCCCATCCCGCACGGGCGCTGCAGAGCTTCGGCCGCCTCTTCCTCGGCGAGCTGTGGGACGTCTACGGCTCCCACTTCACGCCGACCGGGGAGCGCGCGTGA
- a CDS encoding patatin-like phospholipase family protein codes for MRRSLVLAGGGMRVAWQTGVVRALREHGLAFDHVDGTSGGIMTTGMLLSGQDPAEMGRRWSALRVRDFSSLLPLTDYLKGPWALPALGDADGVVRKVLPALGVDVDAVRSSAVAGTFNVADFATKTCVAVPHTDIDLELMAAGMSLPLFIPPLRRGARVWTDAVWIKDANVAEALRRGADEVWLVWCIGNSSYWGDGPLEQYVHMIELSANGALFAELEAAEGAGRPFTLHVIKPRYPLPLDSEFLAGRISADTLMAMGYRDAWDYLGSAEPSGVRKDTTCTVMQDPPRGVRFRERMRGEAGGAELVLDVTVELPLPADGAPSPGVRLVGHVDHEPWGGRVLLADGRVEADGAGVEYVARARLDGGWQEVRARRDLADDAGLDLRSDARRVAFRTGDGHATELELGLRDAARALASVEPYGAHGFRDRAEALTELARVGLRRAMTR; via the coding sequence ATGAGGCGGTCCCTGGTGCTCGCGGGTGGCGGGATGCGTGTGGCCTGGCAGACCGGCGTGGTGCGGGCGCTGCGGGAGCACGGCCTCGCCTTCGACCATGTCGACGGGACCTCGGGCGGGATCATGACCACCGGGATGCTGCTGTCGGGACAGGATCCGGCGGAGATGGGCCGGCGCTGGTCCGCGCTCCGTGTACGGGACTTCAGCTCGCTGCTGCCGCTCACCGACTATCTCAAGGGGCCCTGGGCGCTGCCCGCACTCGGCGACGCCGACGGAGTGGTCCGCAAGGTCCTGCCCGCGCTCGGCGTCGATGTCGACGCCGTCCGGTCCTCGGCGGTGGCGGGGACCTTCAACGTGGCCGACTTCGCCACGAAGACGTGCGTGGCGGTCCCGCACACGGACATCGACCTGGAGTTGATGGCCGCGGGCATGTCACTGCCGCTGTTCATCCCGCCGCTGCGCCGGGGAGCACGAGTCTGGACCGACGCGGTGTGGATCAAGGACGCCAACGTGGCGGAGGCGCTCCGCCGCGGCGCCGACGAGGTGTGGCTGGTGTGGTGCATCGGGAACTCCTCGTACTGGGGCGACGGTCCCCTGGAGCAGTACGTGCACATGATCGAGCTGAGCGCCAACGGGGCGCTGTTCGCCGAACTGGAGGCCGCCGAGGGTGCGGGCCGGCCGTTCACCCTGCATGTGATCAAGCCGCGGTATCCGCTGCCGCTCGACTCGGAGTTCCTGGCCGGCCGGATCTCCGCCGACACCCTGATGGCGATGGGCTACCGGGATGCATGGGACTACCTCGGCTCCGCCGAACCGTCGGGCGTACGGAAGGACACCACGTGCACGGTGATGCAGGACCCGCCGCGCGGGGTGCGGTTCCGGGAACGGATGCGCGGTGAGGCGGGCGGTGCCGAACTCGTCCTCGACGTCACCGTCGAGTTGCCGCTGCCCGCCGACGGAGCGCCCTCGCCCGGCGTGCGCCTGGTGGGACACGTCGACCACGAGCCGTGGGGTGGCCGGGTGCTGCTGGCCGACGGCAGGGTCGAGGCCGACGGTGCCGGGGTCGAGTACGTGGCGCGGGCGCGGCTGGACGGTGGCTGGCAGGAGGTGCGCGCACGGCGCGACCTGGCGGACGACGCGGGCCTGGACCTGCGGTCCGACGCCCGCCGCGTGGCCTTCCGGACGGGCGACGGGCACGCGACGGAGCTGGAACTCGGCCTGCGCGACGCGGCCCGGGCGCTCGCGTCGGTGGAGCCGTACGGCGCCCACGGCTTCCGCGACCGCGCCGAGGCCCTGACGGAACTGGCCCGGGTGGGCCTACGGCGCGCGATGACGAGGTAG
- a CDS encoding S41 family peptidase: MGRVTADTTPDYLKRTAPPVRERLAAATQLETFLASAGALTLEQRMLLVDQALVLIEQNYVHLPLKMAMHAVNPVQRLRLVRRQLEQQTADTMPPEWVFHAEMATVFHSVRDLHTNYQLPAPFANKIAFLPFRVEECADGSKPRFLVTRITQGFSAPGFAPGVEITHWSGIPIEQAVELNAARFAGSNTAARRSRGVQSLTVRSLSAHLPPFEEWVTVSYTGSDGTARELRENWQIVENLPPMAGPTGEAALVMGVDYEADEISRANLMLFAPHIIEQQHAVDSGESPAAAAGEIVSMMPKVFTARTVQTPSGTFGHIRIHTFSVDDAGAFVGEFVRLLGQLPQNGLIVDVRDNGGGLVWASELALQTLTPRRITPEPFQFINTPLNLRICRSSPSLSPWVRSMEQAIEIGAAFSAALPLTPESLANDIGQQYFGPVVLITNARCYSATDMFAAGFQDHRIGTVLGTDDNTGAGGANVWAQGDIMTFFPISASPYRPLPNGAGMRVAIRRSLRVGDRAGTPLEDLGVVPDVRHRMTRRDLLEANADLMARAGELLEAQPVRELTITDAIRADGSLRLMLRTANVDRVDVFLDRRPRTSVDIPDGQAEVNVPGATTAETVRVDGFAGGELVASRTKRL; this comes from the coding sequence ATGGGCCGAGTCACCGCCGACACCACTCCCGATTACCTCAAGCGAACGGCCCCTCCGGTCCGTGAGCGCCTGGCCGCCGCCACGCAACTCGAGACCTTCCTGGCCAGTGCCGGCGCGCTCACCCTGGAGCAGCGGATGCTCCTCGTCGATCAGGCCCTGGTGCTGATCGAGCAGAACTACGTGCACCTGCCTCTGAAGATGGCGATGCACGCGGTCAATCCCGTGCAGCGGCTGCGTCTCGTCCGGCGGCAGCTGGAGCAGCAGACGGCGGACACGATGCCGCCCGAGTGGGTCTTCCACGCGGAGATGGCCACGGTCTTCCACTCGGTCCGGGACCTGCACACCAACTACCAGCTGCCGGCGCCGTTCGCCAACAAGATCGCCTTCCTCCCCTTCCGGGTCGAGGAGTGCGCCGACGGATCGAAGCCGCGCTTCCTGGTCACCCGCATCACACAGGGGTTCTCCGCCCCGGGCTTCGCGCCGGGCGTCGAGATCACCCACTGGAGCGGCATCCCCATCGAGCAGGCCGTCGAGCTCAACGCCGCCCGGTTCGCCGGGAGCAACACCGCGGCGCGCCGTAGCCGGGGGGTGCAGTCGCTGACGGTGCGCTCGCTCTCGGCGCATCTGCCCCCGTTCGAGGAGTGGGTGACCGTCAGCTACACGGGCTCCGACGGCACGGCGCGCGAGCTGCGCGAGAACTGGCAGATCGTGGAGAACCTCCCGCCGATGGCCGGCCCGACCGGTGAGGCGGCGCTCGTCATGGGCGTGGACTACGAGGCCGACGAGATCAGCCGGGCCAACCTCATGCTCTTCGCCCCGCACATCATCGAGCAGCAGCATGCCGTGGATTCGGGAGAATCCCCCGCCGCCGCGGCGGGCGAGATCGTGAGCATGATGCCGAAGGTCTTCACGGCACGCACCGTCCAGACCCCGTCGGGCACCTTCGGCCACATCCGGATCCACACCTTCAGCGTCGACGACGCCGGCGCCTTCGTCGGGGAGTTCGTCCGGCTCCTCGGTCAGCTGCCGCAGAACGGTCTGATCGTCGACGTGCGCGACAACGGCGGCGGCTTGGTCTGGGCGTCGGAGCTCGCCCTGCAGACCCTGACGCCGCGCCGGATCACGCCGGAGCCGTTCCAGTTCATCAACACCCCCCTCAATCTGCGCATCTGCCGCAGCAGCCCCAGCCTCAGCCCCTGGGTGAGGTCGATGGAACAGGCGATCGAGATCGGGGCCGCCTTCTCCGCCGCCCTGCCCCTCACTCCGGAGTCCCTCGCCAACGACATCGGCCAGCAGTACTTCGGCCCGGTCGTCCTCATCACCAATGCCCGCTGCTACTCCGCCACCGACATGTTCGCCGCCGGTTTCCAGGACCACCGGATCGGCACCGTGCTCGGCACCGACGACAACACCGGAGCGGGCGGCGCGAACGTCTGGGCGCAGGGCGACATCATGACGTTCTTCCCGATCAGCGCCTCGCCGTACCGCCCCCTGCCGAACGGGGCGGGGATGCGCGTGGCGATCCGAAGGTCCCTGCGGGTCGGCGACCGAGCCGGTACGCCCCTGGAGGACCTCGGTGTCGTACCGGACGTACGCCATCGCATGACCCGTCGCGACCTCCTGGAGGCCAACGCCGATCTCATGGCACGCGCCGGGGAACTCCTCGAGGCACAGCCCGTACGAGAGTTGACGATCACCGACGCCATCCGCGCCGACGGCTCGCTCCGCCTCATGCTCAGGACCGCCAACGTCGACCGCGTGGACGTCTTCCTCGACCGGCGCCCCCGCACCTCCGTGGACATCCCCGACGGCCAGGCCGAGGTGAACGTGCCGGGGGCCACGACGGCCGAGACGGTGCGCGTGGACGGTTTCGCCGGCGGCGAGCTCGTCGCCAGCCGCACCAAGCGGCTGTAG
- a CDS encoding acetoacetate decarboxylase family protein — translation MNRILHLARLGLSALPSPVPRRQRLLTGRHALVDGIPFELPVDSIDTPALMAAFTIDRAAAARMLPGDELHPVALPGGKGLLLITVVNYLRTDIGRYIEYSIAIACTHGARPAPPLLPGLLRGTFGTGQYVVDLPVSSEISVKGGKGIWGMPKHQAQLDFKVGDSAVSSQYEVDGRLGMYIEIERPPATALPLKAGAVNYCAFRGMLMKSFIYLDGPADIAFGRRARARLVVGDAPQVAGLHGLGIAEDPLFTVFLPSAQGVLDDHFECWFLTSEDPGRTYGEPLDSVVGLGLSEDWPAPPRIDVGADS, via the coding sequence ATGAATCGGATTCTGCACCTTGCCCGGCTGGGATTGTCGGCCCTACCGTCACCGGTACCCCGCCGGCAGCGCCTGCTCACCGGACGTCATGCCCTGGTCGACGGCATCCCTTTCGAGCTGCCCGTCGACTCGATCGACACGCCCGCCCTGATGGCCGCGTTCACCATCGACCGCGCGGCGGCCGCCCGGATGCTGCCGGGCGACGAGCTGCACCCCGTGGCGCTGCCCGGCGGCAAGGGGCTGCTCCTCATCACGGTCGTCAACTACCTGCGTACGGACATCGGCCGGTACATCGAGTACTCGATCGCGATCGCGTGCACGCACGGGGCGCGACCGGCTCCACCGCTGCTGCCGGGGCTGCTGCGCGGCACGTTCGGCACCGGACAGTACGTCGTGGACCTGCCCGTGAGCAGCGAGATCTCGGTCAAGGGCGGCAAGGGCATCTGGGGGATGCCCAAGCACCAGGCCCAGCTCGACTTCAAGGTCGGCGACTCCGCGGTGTCGAGTCAGTACGAGGTCGACGGGCGGCTCGGGATGTACATCGAGATCGAACGCCCGCCGGCGACCGCGCTGCCGCTGAAGGCGGGGGCGGTGAACTACTGCGCGTTCCGCGGGATGCTCATGAAGTCGTTCATCTACCTCGACGGACCGGCCGACATCGCGTTCGGCAGGCGGGCCCGCGCCCGTCTCGTCGTGGGCGACGCGCCGCAGGTCGCCGGGCTGCATGGCCTGGGGATCGCCGAGGACCCGCTGTTCACCGTCTTTCTGCCGTCGGCCCAGGGCGTGCTCGACGACCACTTCGAGTGCTGGTTCCTCACGAGCGAGGACCCGGGGCGGACCTACGGGGAGCCGCTGGACAGCGTCGTCGGGCTCGGACTGTCGGAGGACTGGCCCGCTCCTCCACGTATCGACGTGGGAGCGGACTCGTGA
- a CDS encoding metallophosphoesterase, protein MKVRELRDHARELDFTPQDQVRWLAPRQLARTAVKAVLAAVFADYSDKREVQEVLDAGLLEAPLGRPDAREIWIDYVADVGDGFDATSSVAWTLAEEELVVPPAVQEDGLSPSPGDLRLSRGSLLVLGGDEVYPAASAMAYEDRMKGPYRAALPEAADPPLMVALPGNHDWYDGLTAFLRMFTQQRSIGAWQTRQTRSYFCVRLPERWWLVGLDSQLGSYFDDPQLRYFEKHLSANLEPGDGVIVCSAEPTWLESVETNADAFNALHWFDRNIIRTRVVPGSKNRVPTNASVRLWLTGDHHHYARYAERLPGDAPGTGVPAPDPRRRQMVTCGMGGAYLAATHRLPAVLPLPPRGARLRDKDDPPVEFARMGKTYPDAAESRRLARGIAVPWSGRWLPWRNLGFAKLAAGLHAGLFLLLCFLFALAEGVLRPVDAVRRSGLGDFWGFGAVCLGVTAALLVLGFLGRLLRRRKAAPPSGPAVATLSQALVALAALAVTVAIPFPASWDGWLVLFLCLAVAAVLGAVVGSGVFALWVLSAKGGQVAEWQMSGQSIEDHKGFLRLRIAPGGDLTLYPLVLETICRDWDLRDEPSGGKRPVPAGRPAVRLIEDPVVISRGA, encoded by the coding sequence GTGAAGGTACGAGAGCTGCGGGACCACGCCAGGGAACTCGACTTCACCCCCCAGGACCAGGTGCGGTGGCTTGCGCCCAGGCAACTGGCCCGTACGGCGGTCAAGGCCGTGCTGGCGGCCGTCTTCGCCGACTACTCGGACAAGCGCGAGGTCCAGGAGGTGCTCGACGCGGGCCTCCTGGAGGCCCCGCTCGGGAGGCCCGACGCGCGGGAGATCTGGATCGACTACGTGGCCGACGTCGGCGACGGCTTCGACGCGACGAGTTCGGTGGCGTGGACACTCGCGGAGGAGGAGCTCGTCGTCCCGCCGGCCGTCCAGGAGGACGGTCTCTCCCCGTCACCGGGCGACCTGCGGCTGAGCCGTGGCTCCCTGCTCGTCCTCGGCGGCGACGAGGTGTACCCGGCGGCCTCGGCGATGGCGTACGAGGACCGTATGAAGGGCCCCTACCGCGCCGCCCTGCCCGAAGCGGCGGATCCGCCGCTGATGGTCGCGCTGCCGGGGAACCACGACTGGTACGACGGTCTGACCGCCTTCCTGCGGATGTTCACGCAACAGCGGTCGATCGGCGCCTGGCAGACCCGGCAGACCCGCAGCTACTTCTGTGTGCGCCTGCCCGAACGCTGGTGGCTCGTGGGCCTGGACAGCCAGCTGGGTTCGTATTTCGACGACCCCCAGCTGCGCTACTTCGAGAAGCACCTGTCGGCGAACCTGGAACCCGGCGACGGTGTGATCGTGTGCTCCGCCGAGCCGACCTGGCTGGAGAGCGTGGAGACGAACGCCGACGCCTTCAACGCCCTGCACTGGTTCGACCGCAACATCATCCGCACCCGCGTCGTTCCCGGCTCCAAGAACCGCGTTCCGACGAACGCGTCCGTCCGGCTGTGGCTGACCGGCGACCACCACCATTACGCCCGGTACGCCGAACGCCTTCCCGGTGACGCACCCGGCACCGGGGTCCCGGCACCGGACCCGCGGCGGCGCCAGATGGTGACCTGCGGGATGGGCGGCGCGTATCTGGCGGCGACCCACCGGCTGCCCGCGGTGCTGCCGTTGCCGCCCCGCGGGGCGCGGCTGCGCGACAAGGACGACCCGCCGGTGGAGTTCGCCCGGATGGGGAAGACGTACCCGGACGCAGCGGAGTCCCGCCGCCTCGCGCGGGGCATCGCCGTGCCGTGGTCGGGGCGCTGGCTGCCGTGGCGCAACCTCGGCTTCGCCAAGCTGGCCGCCGGCCTGCACGCCGGTCTCTTCCTCCTGCTGTGCTTCCTGTTCGCCCTGGCGGAGGGGGTGCTGCGGCCCGTCGACGCCGTCCGCCGGTCCGGTCTCGGCGACTTCTGGGGCTTCGGTGCGGTGTGCCTGGGCGTGACCGCGGCGCTGCTCGTGCTCGGGTTCCTCGGCCGTCTGCTCCGCCGACGGAAGGCGGCCCCGCCCTCCGGCCCGGCGGTCGCGACGCTGTCCCAGGCCCTGGTCGCTCTCGCCGCGCTCGCCGTCACCGTGGCGATCCCGTTCCCGGCCTCCTGGGACGGATGGCTCGTCCTTTTCCTGTGCCTGGCCGTCGCCGCCGTCCTGGGCGCGGTCGTGGGCTCGGGGGTCTTCGCCCTGTGGGTGCTGTCCGCGAAGGGCGGCCAGGTCGCGGAGTGGCAGATGTCCGGCCAGTCCATCGAGGACCACAAGGGGTTCCTCCGCCTGCGCATCGCGCCGGGCGGCGACCTCACCCTCTATCCGCTGGTCCTGGAGACGATCTGCCGCGACTGGGACCTTCGCGACGAACCCTCCGGCGGGAAACGGCCCGTGCCCGCGGGCAGGCCGGCCGTGCGGCTGATCGAGGATCCCGTCGTGATCTCCCGGGGAGCGTGA